The following are encoded in a window of Paenibacillaceae bacterium GAS479 genomic DNA:
- a CDS encoding phenylalanyl-tRNA synthetase beta subunit, giving the protein MKISTSWLADYINLEGLTPEEIAEKMTSGGIEIDAIESMDKGVTGVVVGYIKEKTKHPDADKLNVCKVDVGTGEDLQIVCGAANVDAGQHVPVATIGAKLPGDFAIKRAKLRGVESQGMICSARELGLNDKLLPKEQQEGILVLPKLPLGKPIGEVLDLGTHVLELDLTPNRSDALSYIGVAYEIGALMGRPIKLPEGGIFDAAEQTSDHLSVRIEARDECPHYSARYIKHVTVAPSPLWLQNRLMAAGIRPINNIVDVTNYVMLEYGQPLHAFDADRVAGGEIIVRLAREGEELETLDGQLRKLQPHMLVIADGEKAIALAGVMGGANSEVSADTVNIILESAKFDGSVVRRTSRQLGLRSEASLRFEKEVDPARVIPALDRAASLIAGLGNGLVTEGIAQELVHSVQPAVIEISLDRIANYLGMELSKLEVQTIFGRLGFDSEVSAQGVIKVQVPTRRGDITRDVDLIEEVARLYGYDNIPTTPIIGETTPGALTVPQAVRRELRRRLSDAGLHEVISYSFTAPARAGLFPELSHGVVPIRLAMPMSEERSVLRTSLLPQLLETAAYNRNRKNHDLALFEIGTVFHTDEQQLTRLPQEKHRFALLLTGQRRAAAWNQNAEKVDFYDAKGVLETMFATLGLSESVSYEAAAPGDLHPGRTAAIKLSGERGEEIIGYVGQLHPELQQGSDLEDVYVAELDLGALYDVVDRTIAYRVLPRYPASDRDIAVTVDAGVPAAALAAVVREAAGELLESVKVFDVYTGEKLGEGRKSVALALVYRHPERTLTDDEVTAAHASAVSALEQSFSAELRK; this is encoded by the coding sequence ATGAAGATTTCAACGAGCTGGCTGGCGGATTATATCAACCTCGAAGGGCTGACGCCAGAGGAGATTGCGGAGAAAATGACGTCCGGAGGCATCGAGATTGATGCGATCGAGTCTATGGACAAAGGCGTGACCGGCGTAGTTGTCGGTTACATCAAGGAGAAAACCAAACATCCCGATGCAGACAAGCTGAACGTATGTAAAGTTGATGTCGGCACTGGTGAGGATCTGCAAATCGTATGCGGCGCAGCTAACGTAGATGCGGGCCAGCATGTTCCAGTTGCGACAATCGGAGCTAAGCTGCCAGGTGATTTTGCGATCAAGCGCGCCAAGCTGCGCGGTGTGGAGTCGCAGGGCATGATCTGCTCTGCACGCGAGCTCGGCCTGAACGACAAGCTGCTTCCAAAAGAGCAGCAGGAGGGCATCCTCGTGCTGCCGAAGCTTCCGCTTGGCAAGCCGATTGGCGAAGTGCTTGATCTGGGCACGCATGTGTTGGAGCTTGATTTGACGCCAAACCGCTCCGATGCCTTGAGTTATATCGGTGTAGCTTACGAAATCGGCGCCCTTATGGGACGTCCGATAAAGCTGCCTGAGGGTGGGATTTTTGATGCTGCGGAGCAGACTTCGGACCATCTGTCGGTACGCATCGAGGCACGCGATGAATGTCCGCATTACAGCGCGCGTTATATCAAACATGTCACCGTTGCCCCATCCCCGCTCTGGCTGCAAAATAGGCTGATGGCAGCGGGTATTCGCCCGATCAACAATATCGTTGACGTAACTAACTATGTAATGTTGGAATACGGCCAGCCCTTACATGCATTCGACGCCGACCGTGTGGCGGGAGGCGAGATTATCGTACGCTTGGCGCGCGAAGGCGAAGAGCTGGAAACGCTGGACGGCCAACTGCGCAAGCTGCAGCCACATATGCTCGTAATCGCGGACGGCGAAAAGGCGATTGCCTTGGCAGGAGTTATGGGCGGCGCGAATTCCGAGGTTTCTGCGGATACCGTGAACATTATTCTTGAATCGGCGAAGTTTGACGGTTCTGTAGTACGCCGTACTTCCCGCCAGCTTGGTCTGCGTTCGGAAGCAAGCCTGCGTTTTGAGAAAGAGGTCGATCCGGCTCGCGTCATTCCGGCGCTTGATCGCGCCGCTTCGCTGATCGCTGGGCTCGGCAACGGTCTTGTGACCGAGGGCATCGCTCAAGAGCTTGTTCATTCCGTCCAGCCTGCCGTTATCGAGATAAGTCTGGATCGCATCGCCAACTATCTTGGCATGGAGTTGTCCAAGCTGGAGGTTCAGACGATTTTCGGTCGGCTGGGCTTTGATTCCGAGGTGTCTGCTCAAGGCGTCATTAAGGTTCAGGTGCCGACTCGCCGCGGTGATATTACGCGTGATGTCGATCTGATTGAAGAGGTAGCCCGCCTTTACGGTTACGACAATATCCCAACGACGCCGATCATTGGCGAAACGACGCCAGGTGCGCTGACTGTGCCGCAAGCGGTACGTCGCGAGCTGCGCCGCCGCCTGTCGGATGCCGGTCTGCATGAAGTGATTAGCTATTCCTTCACAGCTCCGGCGCGGGCGGGGCTGTTCCCTGAGCTGTCGCATGGTGTTGTGCCGATTCGTTTGGCTATGCCGATGAGCGAGGAGCGCAGCGTGCTTCGCACGTCGTTGCTGCCGCAGCTGCTTGAGACGGCGGCCTACAACCGCAATCGTAAAAACCATGATCTGGCGCTGTTCGAGATCGGAACGGTATTCCATACCGACGAGCAGCAACTGACTCGTTTGCCGCAGGAGAAACATCGCTTCGCTCTGCTTTTGACCGGACAGCGCCGTGCGGCTGCTTGGAACCAAAACGCTGAGAAGGTTGATTTTTATGACGCCAAAGGTGTGCTGGAAACGATGTTCGCGACGCTTGGGCTGAGCGAATCTGTATCGTATGAGGCCGCCGCTCCGGGCGATCTGCATCCTGGACGTACCGCAGCAATTAAGCTCTCCGGCGAACGCGGCGAAGAGATTATCGGATACGTCGGCCAGCTCCATCCAGAGCTGCAGCAAGGGAGCGACTTGGAAGATGTTTATGTCGCTGAACTTGATCTCGGCGCGTTGTATGATGTAGTGGACCGCACGATTGCTTACCGTGTGCTGCCGCGTTATCCGGCTTCAGATCGCGACATCGCGGTCACGGTAGATGCTGGCGTGCCAGCGGCTGCATTGGCAGCTGTCGTACGGGAAGCTGCCGGCGAGCTGCTTGAGTCGGTGAAAGTATTCGACGTTTATACGGGAGAGAAGCTTGGCGAAGGTCGCAAGAGCGTCGCGTTGGCGCTTGTGTACCGCCATCCGGAGCGCACGCTGACCGATGATGAAGTTACTGCCGCGCATGCTTCGGCTGTATCTGCTTTGGAACAATCTTTCTCTGCTGAATTAAGGAAGTAG
- a CDS encoding Acetyltransferase (GNAT) family protein (non-canonical start codon;~manually curated), producing MEIIINPKLLEIEVPNLRESAGWERRDGDYPVLFERCNFWAGARDADGKLIAFGYITGMGLQHGYLEDVIVHPDYQKQGIGRKLIATLLEEAERQGLEIVTLTFAAKHLDFYQKCGFTHCSGGIWRKS from the coding sequence ATCGAAATTATAATCAACCCAAAGCTCTTGGAGATTGAAGTGCCCAATCTTCGGGAGTCAGCAGGCTGGGAACGACGAGACGGTGATTATCCAGTTCTGTTTGAACGATGCAACTTCTGGGCGGGTGCAAGGGACGCAGACGGCAAGCTTATTGCTTTTGGCTACATTACCGGCATGGGGTTGCAGCATGGATATTTAGAGGATGTAATCGTTCATCCAGATTATCAAAAACAAGGCATCGGTCGAAAATTAATCGCAACATTATTGGAGGAAGCAGAACGGCAAGGGCTTGAAATCGTCACTTTGACGTTTGCTGCCAAACATTTGGACTTTTATCAAAAATGCGGATTTACCCATTGTTCAGGCGGGATTTGGCGTAAAAGCTAA
- a CDS encoding phenylalanyl-tRNA synthetase, alpha subunit, with product MKERLEALRAEALQELQGVTGPQELSDLRVKYLGKKGALTEILRGMGALSAEERPVIGEVANSVRGAIEAVIEEKSAAFRRAETEERLRSETIDVTLPGSPLPAGAVHPLNKVAQEIEDIFIGMGYTIAEGPEVETDYYNFEALNLPKNHPARDMQDSFYITDEILMRTQTSPVQIRSMKAMNGKSPLKIICPGKVYRRDDDDATHSFQFNQVEGLVVGKGIRMSDLKGTLLQFVQEMFGKQARIRLRPSFFPFTEPSAEVDMTCSQCGGKGCRMCKGTGWLEILGCGMVHPKVLQAGGYDPEEVTGFAFGMGIERIALLKYGIDDIRHFYTNDLRFLSQFARM from the coding sequence ATGAAGGAACGTTTGGAGGCGCTGCGCGCAGAAGCGCTGCAGGAGCTGCAAGGAGTAACAGGCCCACAGGAGCTGAGTGATCTTCGCGTTAAGTATTTGGGCAAAAAGGGTGCGCTGACCGAGATTTTGCGCGGCATGGGCGCACTTAGCGCAGAGGAGCGTCCGGTCATCGGTGAGGTAGCGAACAGCGTTCGCGGCGCGATTGAGGCCGTTATCGAGGAGAAAAGCGCCGCATTCCGCCGCGCTGAAACGGAGGAGCGTTTGCGCTCCGAAACGATTGACGTCACTTTGCCGGGCAGCCCGCTGCCTGCAGGAGCGGTTCATCCGCTCAACAAGGTAGCTCAGGAGATCGAGGATATTTTCATCGGCATGGGGTACACGATTGCGGAAGGTCCTGAGGTGGAGACCGATTATTACAACTTCGAGGCTCTTAATCTGCCTAAAAACCACCCAGCCCGCGACATGCAGGATTCCTTCTACATTACGGATGAAATTCTGATGCGTACGCAGACTTCTCCTGTGCAAATCCGCTCGATGAAGGCGATGAACGGTAAATCCCCGCTCAAAATCATCTGCCCTGGCAAGGTTTACCGCCGCGATGATGACGACGCGACTCATTCCTTCCAGTTCAATCAGGTGGAAGGTCTCGTCGTTGGCAAAGGCATCCGCATGAGCGATCTCAAAGGAACGCTGCTGCAATTCGTACAGGAGATGTTCGGCAAACAAGCGCGTATCCGCCTGCGCCCAAGCTTCTTCCCGTTCACCGAACCAAGCGCCGAGGTTGATATGACCTGTTCCCAATGCGGAGGCAAAGGCTGTCGGATGTGCAAAGGAACGGGCTGGCTGGAAATTCTCGGCTGCGGCATGGTTCATCCAAAGGTGCTCCAAGCCGGCGGTTACGATCCTGAGGAAGTGACCGGTTTTGCTTTTGGTATGGGCATCGAGCGCATCGCTCTGCTCAAATACGGTATCGATGATATTCGCCATTTCTACACGAATGATCTGCGCTTCCTGAGCCAGTTCGCAAGAATGTAA
- a CDS encoding antagonist of KipI → MRKIAFHVLHPGMMMELQDLGRPGWRSQGMPAGGAMDAVALQTANLLCGNERGVGALELTLSGPQLRVEAPEGLLAALCGADMEAAVDGWPLPTWRAVYLPAGSIVAIGRARSGCRAYLAVAGGVGGLSEPGGVSAGPPAGIARRFAAGDALACGEPSARAAAWTAALAQRAAAGASGGGLCPAAAPWLAPRLMARGAAGSGTVLRAVPGAAYGQLSEAARMRLWRERLTASPASDRMGVRLQPDGPPIMLEHRADILSHGVLPGAVQLPPGGAPVVLGAGCQTTGGYPVILHVVSADMPLLAQVRPGDKVRFASVELEEAQQLQLQQEQELNLLDAALRLKVFPR, encoded by the coding sequence ATGCGGAAAATTGCTTTTCATGTGCTCCATCCAGGTATGATGATGGAGCTGCAGGATCTGGGCCGACCGGGCTGGCGATCTCAGGGTATGCCCGCTGGTGGAGCGATGGATGCCGTAGCTTTGCAGACGGCAAATCTGCTTTGCGGCAACGAGCGCGGGGTTGGCGCGCTAGAACTGACGCTGAGCGGACCGCAGCTGCGGGTCGAAGCGCCTGAAGGGCTGCTCGCCGCTCTATGCGGCGCAGATATGGAGGCGGCCGTGGACGGATGGCCGCTGCCGACCTGGCGCGCCGTCTACTTGCCGGCAGGCAGCATCGTTGCTATCGGCCGCGCTCGCAGCGGCTGCCGCGCTTATTTGGCCGTCGCCGGAGGTGTCGGCGGCCTGTCGGAGCCCGGCGGCGTAAGCGCCGGGCCGCCTGCGGGTATCGCCCGGCGCTTCGCGGCCGGCGATGCCCTTGCCTGCGGCGAGCCTTCGGCGCGCGCCGCAGCATGGACGGCGGCGCTCGCGCAGCGCGCCGCCGCAGGCGCCTCCGGCGGCGGGCTATGCCCCGCCGCCGCGCCGTGGCTCGCGCCGCGCCTCATGGCGCGCGGCGCAGCCGGCTCCGGCACCGTGCTTCGCGCGGTGCCGGGGGCCGCATACGGGCAGCTCAGCGAAGCTGCCCGTATGCGGCTTTGGCGGGAGCGGCTGACCGCCTCTCCCGCCAGCGATCGGATGGGCGTCCGCTTGCAGCCGGACGGCCCGCCGATTATGCTGGAGCACCGTGCGGATATTCTCTCGCACGGTGTCCTGCCGGGGGCCGTGCAGCTGCCGCCTGGCGGCGCCCCCGTAGTGCTGGGGGCAGGGTGCCAGACGACAGGCGGCTACCCGGTCATCCTGCATGTCGTCTCCGCCGATATGCCCCTGCTAGCGCAGGTTCGGCCGGGCGACAAAGTGCGCTTCGCATCCGTGGAGCTTGAGGAGGCGCAGCAGCTTCAATTGCAGCAGGAACAGGAGCTTAATCTTTTAGATGCAGCCCTGCGATTGAAGGTTTTTCCGAGATGA
- a CDS encoding Uncharacterized conserved protein YtfP, gamma-glutamylcyclotransferase (GGCT)/AIG2-like family, producing MSRVQEQVWLFVYGSLQPGERNYGAVAGWVQEAVPGIVRGRLVDAANGAYPALVRVPRECEIGLADSQTLGWWLRIDREGLESADRLEEFSGGEELNDYERIWTVDLQDSNRAGWIYVWPNDRGCPYLHSSKWPLR from the coding sequence ATGAGTAGGGTACAGGAGCAAGTCTGGCTGTTTGTTTACGGCTCTTTGCAACCGGGCGAACGTAATTACGGAGCTGTAGCGGGCTGGGTGCAGGAGGCCGTGCCCGGTATCGTCAGAGGACGTCTTGTCGATGCGGCTAACGGAGCTTATCCAGCTTTAGTTCGCGTTCCACGTGAATGTGAGATCGGCTTAGCAGACTCACAAACGCTGGGCTGGTGGCTGCGCATAGATCGGGAAGGACTTGAGTCCGCCGACCGTCTGGAGGAATTCAGCGGGGGAGAGGAGCTGAATGATTATGAGCGGATCTGGACGGTGGATCTCCAGGATTCGAACCGAGCAGGTTGGATTTATGTATGGCCGAATGACCGAGGATGCCCGTATCTGCACAGTTCAAAATGGCCGCTACGCTGA
- a CDS encoding two component transcriptional regulator, LuxR family: MNTNQQSGFDQSGSGGGNGQKPLNSDHEGTLDGKEASVASRGPVSVMLVDDHPHGREGMRIILSEDAFFQVTGEASGGEEAVLLAEQLQPELILMDIRMPGIDGLEATSRIKSILPSVKIVMVTVSDDIADLFEAIKRGAQGYLLKNLSPSAWLDYLRAVSLDEAPMSRELATRILHEFLPNRSRESRVASAASTPSRSSTSQSTTPLTEREKEILERVALGEPNREVAHTLGISEHTVKNHLKNILQKLHLDNRVQLTRYAFEHGLMDRNRGPESF, translated from the coding sequence TTGAATACAAATCAGCAGTCGGGTTTTGATCAGTCTGGGAGTGGCGGAGGCAATGGCCAGAAGCCATTAAACAGTGATCATGAGGGAACGCTGGACGGTAAAGAGGCATCTGTAGCGAGTCGAGGCCCTGTGAGCGTAATGCTCGTGGATGATCACCCACATGGACGCGAAGGAATGCGTATCATTCTCTCAGAGGATGCTTTTTTCCAAGTGACAGGCGAGGCTTCGGGCGGTGAAGAGGCGGTACTGCTCGCGGAGCAACTGCAGCCGGAACTCATTCTGATGGATATCCGCATGCCGGGTATCGATGGGCTGGAAGCGACCTCGCGCATCAAAAGTATCCTGCCTTCGGTAAAGATTGTTATGGTTACCGTATCTGACGACATAGCCGATTTGTTCGAAGCGATCAAGCGGGGTGCGCAAGGTTATTTGCTAAAAAATCTTTCGCCATCCGCATGGCTGGATTACTTGCGAGCGGTATCGCTGGACGAAGCTCCGATGAGCCGTGAGCTCGCCACACGAATTCTTCATGAGTTTCTTCCCAATCGCAGTCGCGAGAGCCGCGTGGCATCGGCTGCTTCGACTCCGTCGCGCAGTTCCACGAGCCAGTCCACCACCCCGCTCACCGAGCGCGAAAAGGAGATTTTGGAGCGAGTCGCTCTAGGAGAGCCCAACCGCGAGGTGGCCCACACGCTCGGAATATCCGAGCATACGGTCAAAAACCATCTCAAAAACATCCTGCAAAAGCTGCATCTCGACAACCGCGTGCAACTGACTCGTTATGCCTTCGAGCATGGCTTGATGGATCGCAACCGGGGACCGGAGAGCTTTTGA
- a CDS encoding two-component system, NarL family, nitrate/nitrite sensor histidine kinase NarQ: MKAVTIKRLILWTPTFLTAAWEYARHTFLLPYVSMDTGNVISPILVFLVTVTLLSKLFRMHDNVQEELRREQAVKVSIQERDQLARELHDGISQSLFLLSVKLDRLDRAQSSEEIRETTEQIRGTVRHVYEDVRESIANLRSAPEVSDLPWLQSLSGAAAELQDSGIEMQIDWKLPDVLLTSREKVELLAIIREALMNVRKHAAASFVEVTCRQEGTDGFRCSVTDDGVGAAAGAELAKGRYGVRMMNDRARGAGWDFAFRSPSDGQKQGTTVEIVKNSSQVGRVNQR, from the coding sequence ATGAAGGCAGTAACGATTAAGCGGCTGATCCTATGGACGCCGACCTTTCTGACCGCCGCCTGGGAATACGCGAGGCACACGTTTTTGCTACCTTACGTTTCTATGGACACCGGCAATGTTATCAGTCCAATTCTCGTGTTTCTTGTGACCGTTACGTTGCTTAGCAAGTTGTTCCGCATGCATGACAATGTGCAGGAAGAGCTGCGTCGGGAGCAGGCGGTGAAAGTGTCCATCCAGGAGCGGGATCAGCTGGCTCGGGAGCTGCATGACGGCATATCTCAGTCACTTTTTCTGCTCTCGGTCAAGCTGGACAGACTCGACCGGGCGCAATCGTCGGAGGAGATCCGTGAGACGACGGAGCAAATACGAGGTACAGTGCGCCATGTTTACGAGGATGTCCGGGAATCGATTGCCAATTTGCGCTCTGCACCGGAGGTGTCCGACTTGCCATGGCTGCAGTCGCTGAGTGGGGCAGCTGCTGAGTTGCAGGATTCCGGAATCGAGATGCAAATTGACTGGAAACTGCCTGATGTGCTGCTGACAAGCCGCGAAAAGGTTGAACTATTGGCCATCATCCGGGAAGCGTTGATGAATGTACGCAAACATGCGGCCGCTTCCTTCGTTGAAGTAACCTGTAGGCAGGAAGGAACGGACGGTTTCCGCTGCTCCGTCACCGACGATGGGGTGGGCGCTGCTGCTGGAGCGGAGCTGGCAAAGGGCCGTTACGGAGTTCGGATGATGAATGACCGGGCTCGCGGAGCCGGTTGGGACTTTGCTTTTCGGAGCCCATCTGACGGACAGAAGCAAGGCACCACGGTGGAGATTGTAAAGAATTCTTCGCAGGTAGGACGAGTAAATCAGCGCTAG
- a CDS encoding Helix-turn-helix domain-containing protein, producing MNRQARLQALSNFLRSRRMALVPEEHGFPAGGRRRTPGLRREEVAQLAGVSPTWYTWLEQGRDIRVSASVLESVAKALGLSGDERKYLASLASDGNAPMGEAEGSAADAPPLPSAALQLIVNELSSCPAIISDRRCRIAGWNDAAARVFLDFGTVPTEQRNMITLLFTRPELQRLAINWEQFVRGYLAIFRSYYGQYADDDWYESFIEEMELHHPRFRKLWDESRVSTAPEVILEFRHAKAGKMQFQLTSLQVQGDQDLRCSIYTPAPDTTTARKMRRLMSADDVGSGRMVDG from the coding sequence ATGAATCGGCAGGCTCGGCTTCAAGCTTTATCGAATTTTCTCCGGTCGCGGCGCATGGCGTTGGTTCCAGAGGAGCATGGCTTTCCGGCTGGAGGAAGGAGGCGCACGCCTGGGCTTAGAAGGGAAGAGGTGGCGCAGCTGGCCGGCGTTAGCCCGACCTGGTATACCTGGCTGGAGCAGGGGCGGGACATTCGCGTATCCGCGTCCGTGTTGGAATCAGTAGCCAAGGCGCTGGGGTTGAGCGGGGATGAACGGAAGTACCTTGCTTCGCTTGCGAGTGACGGCAATGCTCCTATGGGCGAGGCGGAGGGGAGTGCGGCGGATGCCCCGCCGCTTCCTTCGGCGGCGCTGCAGCTCATTGTGAATGAGCTGTCCAGCTGTCCGGCGATCATCTCGGATAGGCGCTGCCGGATCGCTGGGTGGAATGATGCAGCAGCTCGCGTATTTCTGGACTTCGGGACTGTGCCAACGGAACAGCGGAATATGATTACTCTGTTGTTTACTCGGCCTGAGCTGCAGCGGCTTGCGATCAATTGGGAGCAATTCGTTCGCGGATATTTAGCGATTTTCCGCTCCTATTATGGCCAATATGCAGACGATGACTGGTATGAGTCTTTTATCGAGGAGATGGAGCTTCATCATCCGCGTTTCCGCAAGTTATGGGACGAGAGCCGAGTTAGCACGGCTCCGGAGGTTATTTTGGAATTCCGCCACGCCAAAGCTGGCAAAATGCAATTCCAACTGACAAGCCTGCAGGTGCAGGGAGATCAGGATCTTCGTTGCAGCATTTATACGCCTGCGCCGGATACAACGACAGCCCGCAAGATGCGGCGGCTGATGAGCGCGGATGACGTCGGGAGCGGGCGGATGGTGGATGGGTAG
- a CDS encoding copper transport protein: MNAFTGPFINLYLFLLLRLVGAWKMFHAVGSPKARLMRFFSLLMELITRPQRLSARQLRRSARQQRSYACLQRLSAHQMRLITRPKRLSACQLRLLTRPKRPIAGLLLAFIALMPLMLAAPDQVSAHAALKEAYPAAGARLESPPAEVKVTFNEKLEASVGVLEVLDGNSSKVTNNKALLSEDGLTLTLGLPSLKAGAYTVNYKVISEDGHPVNGSYVFVIGEPPPAKDASTYNIHTQLGHEGHSDDALTTATLVLYAVRFLYYVALMLAAGCALWPLLYRSRWEGISQLLRERFAKLPAQALVLVSLLYVFVESTGIMVGQSSAEWIPLFTSTSVGQSYVALLLLAFAGLSLPVGRVSLRAVWGLLLLATETWNGHAAASSPRWATLSLDFVHLVGAALWAGGLMLLIALWYGERKEAGRFAESFSRAAWISIAVLSLSGILLTLLYMTKLEYLLITPWGILLLVKAGLVILVTVIGFLLRRRMKRSGFPSGVLLKADGALMGLILVIVAVFTYISPLPANEPVSWHKMGSEMHVSLRITPNVPGSNEFTTRIWMFKSLGNPKSVKLSLIPVDKPEVGAIEIPLEKFQDDEISTFDGYIKTAYRTTGTYLPFPGLWRAEIRVVDEKGVEREVQTSFRNY, encoded by the coding sequence ATGAATGCCTTTACAGGGCCTTTTATTAATTTATATCTTTTCCTTCTGCTGAGGCTGGTGGGGGCATGGAAAATGTTCCATGCTGTAGGCTCGCCAAAAGCCCGCCTAATGCGGTTCTTCAGCCTCCTAATGGAACTCATCACCCGCCCACAGCGGCTTTCCGCCCGCCAATTGCGGCGCTCCGCTCGCCAGCAGCGGTCCTACGCTTGCTTACAGCGGCTCTCCGCTCACCAAATGAGGCTCATCACCCGCCCAAAGCGGCTTTCCGCCTGCCAATTGCGGCTCCTCACCCGCCCAAAGCGGCCAATAGCCGGCCTTCTGCTGGCGTTCATAGCCCTCATGCCGCTAATGCTTGCGGCCCCGGATCAAGTTTCGGCCCATGCTGCCCTCAAGGAGGCTTATCCCGCGGCGGGAGCGCGTCTGGAGAGCCCGCCAGCCGAGGTCAAAGTCACCTTTAACGAAAAGCTGGAAGCCTCAGTCGGGGTGCTTGAAGTATTGGACGGCAACTCGTCCAAAGTAACGAACAACAAGGCGTTGCTCAGCGAAGACGGCCTGACGTTGACACTGGGGCTGCCGTCGCTGAAAGCCGGTGCTTATACCGTAAACTATAAGGTCATATCCGAGGATGGCCATCCTGTTAATGGCTCTTATGTGTTCGTTATTGGCGAGCCCCCTCCGGCAAAAGACGCTTCTACATACAATATCCACACCCAACTCGGGCATGAAGGGCATAGCGATGATGCTCTGACGACAGCGACTCTTGTGCTGTATGCTGTGCGCTTCCTTTATTATGTGGCCTTGATGCTGGCTGCTGGCTGCGCGCTTTGGCCACTTTTGTATCGCAGCCGCTGGGAAGGTATTTCACAGCTGCTACGCGAAAGGTTCGCTAAACTTCCGGCGCAAGCGCTCGTTCTAGTCTCGCTGTTGTACGTTTTCGTGGAAAGTACGGGGATTATGGTGGGCCAGTCCTCGGCGGAATGGATACCGCTGTTCACCAGCACGTCGGTCGGTCAGAGCTATGTAGCTCTGCTATTGCTCGCTTTTGCCGGACTCTCATTGCCAGTGGGGCGAGTTTCACTGCGTGCCGTTTGGGGACTGCTGCTGCTTGCTACAGAAACGTGGAACGGACATGCGGCGGCTTCTTCGCCTCGCTGGGCAACGCTGTCGCTCGACTTCGTGCATCTGGTTGGAGCAGCTCTTTGGGCCGGCGGCCTGATGCTGTTGATCGCGCTTTGGTACGGAGAACGCAAGGAGGCAGGACGTTTCGCAGAGAGCTTCTCCCGTGCAGCATGGATCAGCATCGCCGTGTTATCACTGAGCGGAATTCTACTCACGCTGTTATATATGACCAAGCTGGAGTATCTGTTAATAACCCCATGGGGTATACTGCTGCTTGTAAAAGCGGGACTTGTTATACTGGTCACCGTAATTGGCTTTTTGCTACGTCGCCGTATGAAGCGCTCTGGCTTCCCGAGTGGCGTCCTGCTCAAGGCGGACGGTGCGCTGATGGGGCTCATTCTCGTCATAGTCGCCGTGTTTACTTATATCAGCCCGCTGCCGGCTAACGAGCCCGTCTCATGGCATAAGATGGGCAGCGAGATGCATGTCTCGTTGCGGATCACCCCCAATGTGCCAGGCAGCAATGAATTCACAACGCGCATCTGGATGTTCAAATCGCTTGGCAATCCAAAATCCGTCAAGCTGAGCCTTATTCCTGTCGACAAGCCTGAGGTTGGCGCGATCGAAATCCCGCTTGAAAAGTTCCAGGATGATGAGATTAGCACTTTCGACGGTTATATAAAAACGGCTTATCGTACTACGGGAACCTATCTTCCTTTCCCAGGTCTTTGGAGGGCCGAGATTCGGGTCGTTGATGAAAAAGGTGTGGAGCGAGAAGTGCAAACAAGCTTCCGCAACTACTGA
- a CDS encoding UPF0271 protein, with product MSPIQNITIDLNADFGEGYGAYSFGADEALLSSITSASIACGWHAGDPRTMRESVERCLKAGVVIGAHPGYPDRQGFGRRPMGLSAEEVYEAVLYQVGALQAFVRAAGGQLRHIKPHGALYHQCGSSLEHALAVARVAADLGGLAIYGQTGSKLLEAAVSLGLPAITEGFADRGYFLDGSLAGRDVRGAVLHDPDKVLEQALSIALRSEVIAIGGGMAKVRADTLCLHGDGPGAAKAAAMIRSGLETVGVSIAAPRFT from the coding sequence GTGTCTCCCATTCAAAATATAACGATTGATCTGAATGCTGACTTTGGCGAAGGATACGGTGCTTATTCCTTCGGCGCGGACGAAGCGCTTCTCTCCAGCATAACGAGCGCTAGCATCGCCTGCGGCTGGCATGCGGGTGACCCGCGAACGATGCGCGAATCCGTTGAGCGCTGCTTAAAGGCGGGCGTTGTCATCGGAGCCCATCCGGGCTATCCGGACCGTCAGGGATTTGGACGCAGGCCGATGGGACTATCGGCTGAAGAGGTTTATGAAGCAGTTCTGTACCAAGTGGGGGCGCTGCAAGCTTTCGTTCGCGCAGCGGGCGGACAGCTGCGTCATATTAAGCCACATGGTGCGCTCTACCACCAGTGTGGCAGTAGCTTGGAGCATGCGTTAGCCGTTGCTCGGGTGGCTGCGGACCTTGGAGGACTGGCCATCTATGGCCAAACAGGCAGCAAACTACTGGAGGCCGCAGTCTCACTTGGGCTGCCAGCTATAACCGAAGGCTTCGCAGACCGGGGCTATTTTCTGGATGGCAGCTTGGCCGGTCGCGATGTGCGAGGTGCTGTGCTGCATGATCCTGATAAGGTGCTTGAGCAAGCTCTATCGATTGCGCTCCGCAGCGAGGTTATAGCGATCGGCGGAGGTATGGCGAAAGTTCGTGCTGACACATTATGCCTGCATGGCGACGGTCCGGGAGCGGCCAAAGCAGCTGCGATGATCCGAAGCGGCTTGGAAACGGTTGGCGTCTCTATTGCCGCGCCGAGGTTCACATGA